GGCCTTCATCCCCTGACGTGGCAACGCTCCCTCAGCCAATGGTGGAAGTGGGTGCTCAACCAATCGCCCTAGACCCAACTGCCAACCTTCTATGGACATCCTGATTAACGGCAAACGAATTCAACTCCATCCCAGGCAAGCAATTGCTAAAGGTGGGGAAGCAGATATTTTTGATTTGGGACAGGGCAAAGCCTTGAAGCTGTTTAAACCTCCTGACCACCCAGATTATCAAGGGTTGCCCAAGGAACAACAGGCTGCGATCGCTCGTATTGCTGAACACCAGCAGAAATTACCCCAGTTTCCTACTCAGGTGCCCAGCCGAGTCGTTAAGCCAGAGGCATTGGCTATGGATAAAACCGGACAGCGGATTGTGGGCTATGTCATGCCCTTAATCCAGCAAGCAACAGTGCTGCTAAAGTACAGCGATCGCACCTTTCGACAGGCGGGGATCAGCAACAGCCAAGTGACAGCTATTTTCCAAGACCTCCATCGTACAGTAGTAGCTCTTCACCAAGCTGGCCTAGTGATTGGAGACTTCAACGACCTCAATGTACTGGTGAACGATACGGCTGCCTATCTGATTGATGCCGACTCCTTTCAGTTTGGCCCATTTCTCTGCAACGTGTTCACGGCCAAGTTTGTGGATCCATTACTTTGTGACTACAGTCAGCACCATCCTATGCTAGTAAAGCCCCACTCTGCCGACTCTGATTGGTATGCCTTTGCCGTTATGGTGATGCAATGCCTGTTATTCGTGGATCCCTATGGAGGTATCTACAAGCCTAAGGATCCTAGCCAAAAAATTCCCCATCCAGCCCGCCCATCCCGACGCATCACAGTCTTCCACCCAGAGGTGGTGTATCCGAAACCTGCTATTCCCTACCGTGTACTCAGTGATGACCTACTGGATTATTTGCAAGCGGTGTTTACGGGCGATCGGCGTGGCCTATTCCCCATTAGCCTCCTAGAGACATTGCAGTGGCAGACCTGCCCTAGTTGCGGCAGAGAACACGCTCGCCGTCAATGTCCAGATTGTGCTGTGCCCATGGTAACCGTTGGAACAAGCCTTACGCCCAAGTTGGCCCAAGTGGGGCAAGGCACTATAGTGCGCGGCAGTATAACCATGACTCGCCTATTCCACACCAATGGCGTGATTTTGGCAGCGGCCATGCAAGAGGGCAAACTCCGTTGGCTATATCATGAGGCAGGCCAGTTCCGGCGAGACGACGGCACAATCATACTTACAGGTAACCCTGATCCCCATTTACAGATTGGCATCCAAGGCAACAATACTCTCTTGCACAAAGCCGGACAGTTGGTTTGTCTGACCCCAGGCCAAGATCCTGTGATCCTAGCCGCCGATCGCAGTGCTGCCAACAGCACCCACTACTACTGGATCCACAATGGACAACTCCTGCGCAACAACCCTCTAGGGGCAATGTATGTTGGGGATGTTCTTAGCGAGCAAACCCAGTTTTGGGTGGGAGACAGCTTTGGGTTTGGGTTTTACCGTGCAGGCAATCTGAAGGTTGCTTTTGTGTTCGACAGTCAGCGATCAGGCATTAATGATCAAGTAGCGTTGCCCCCTTGGTCAGGGCAGTTGTTGCACGCTGATTGCACCTTTACCTCTGAACGCTGTTGGCTATTTATGGTCACGCAAGAGCAGGGGCAACTTTACCATCGTTGCACTGTAATCACTGCTACTGGCGAGGTCGAGGCCACCGCGATCGCCCAAGTTGGTGATGGGTCTTGGTTAGCCAAGGCCATGGTAGGCAGCCGCACTAGTGGACATTGTGCAACACAGAAGTTTTTGTGGGTTGCAACAGATGAGGGGGTCATGCGGGTTGAAATTATGCCATCTTCCCTAGGCACAACAACCCTAGTACCCACCAAGACTTTTGCCGATACAGAGCCATTTATCGATGCCAGCAGTCAATTGTTCATTGGATGGGAAGGACTATATGTCGTCACAGCTTGTGAAGTCTTAATTCTAACCTTGGGCCAGTAGGTATCCCCTATTGTACGTGGGGCAAAATGTGCTGCTCCACAAGCATCGTTGCCATGGTGGCGGCACAGCGTTGATAGTGGGCTTTATCTGGCATAAACACAACGTGGGGGCCAGTTTTACACTGGTTCATGCAGCCTGTGTACTTGACCGTGACCCGATCGCCTAGACCATGTTCCCGCAATGCCAGCTCCAAGGCTTGATCGATGCCGCCCCCCCGCTTTTTCAGGCACTTTTGACACAGCAGGATAGTAGGCAATTTAGCTCGTTGGGGTTTTGCTGGTGGCTCAGCCGTAGCAACAGCCTTCAGGTTCTCTGGCTCATGGCTAGCTGTTGCGTGGCCATCCACAAATCGAGTCACTTGGAAGACTTTGCGCTTAACAGTGCCCTCTTTGGGATTATAGGTTTGCCATCCCGTAACCTGGATCCGATCGCCCCGTACTAGCGCCATTGCTGGTGCTATCAGTGCATATTTAGAAACTTTGAACACCTGCAAGCCACTCTCTGTAATCAAGTGCAGGTACTTTAATCGTCCGTGATCTTTGCAAACCAGGTCTACGATTTCACCTTGGCAACAAAATTCCCCGTGACCAAGAGGCTCCTCCGTTGACAGAGCCATCGGTACCCTATTGCTGTGTTTGCCCATGACAGTATTGATGCAACTAATTCTCAATATATCCTATCCACAGCAATTGACCAATAGGCCGTTGGTAGTCCCCTTGCCGCGCTAAGCCCTGCTGCAAATGAACGAACATCCCAGTCCACGAGCAAACATTTGGCAAAAAATGCCTGCACGACTGTCTGTTGCGTCATTCCATGCAGGCAATTTCACTGGAAGCTATAGAGTCCAACTGTTGAGCTGTCAAACCCTATTCTTCTGCGCCTTGAATCTTCAATAGCAAAAAGCCTAGCCCCAACCCTACCAAAATCAGGCTGAAGGCCAAAAATGCAGTTGTAAAAATCTCACCCATTGCGCGGAAGCTCCCATTGCTATTCGTTCATAATCATTTACGTATCCTACAACTAATTGGTGCGCTTGATGTCCGATCAATT
This genomic window from Cyanobacteriota bacterium contains:
- a CDS encoding (2Fe-2S) ferredoxin domain-containing protein is translated as MALSTEEPLGHGEFCCQGEIVDLVCKDHGRLKYLHLITESGLQVFKVSKYALIAPAMALVRGDRIQVTGWQTYNPKEGTVKRKVFQVTRFVDGHATASHEPENLKAVATAEPPAKPQRAKLPTILLCQKCLKKRGGGIDQALELALREHGLGDRVTVKYTGCMNQCKTGPHVVFMPDKAHYQRCAATMATMLVEQHILPHVQ
- a CDS encoding cytochrome B6 encodes the protein MGEIFTTAFLAFSLILVGLGLGFLLLKIQGAEE